DNA from Pelagibacterium nitratireducens:
CGACATCAAGACGACGGCAGAGTGGCCCGTGCCGGTCGATTTGCGGCAATCGAGGCAGGAGCAGACCAGCATGGAGCGGACAAGCCCCTCGATCCGAAGGCTTACGGCGCCGCAGGCGCAACTGGCGGTTTCATCGAGGCTGAGTGTTGGCATCGGCGAAAGCTGGCACGAGCACGCTGACAAATCCAGCGCTATTGTTGCCATTGCGACCGGCAAGCATTAGTGCCTCAGCCTTCAACAAACGAGCGCCGGGCTAATGACTTTTTTCGCAATAGAAACCGAGAGGCTGATGCTGCGCAAATTCGCACCGTCAGATGCCGAAGCGACAGCCGCCTATCAGGGGCTGCCCGAAGTCGCACGCTACTGCATGTGGGAGCCGCGCTCGCTCGATCGCGTTCGTGAGCTGATCCCGCGCTGGATCGCCATGGATGGAACGGGCGAGAACAGCGAAGGCATTCAATATGCGGCCGTGCTCAAGGCGAGCGGAGCGCTGATCGGGGATGTGGTGCTGATGTTTGAGGATCGCGCAGCGCGGCAGGGGCAGATCGGCTATGTCATGAGCCCCCAATTCCAGGGCCAGGGCTATACGACCGAGGCGATGGAAGCGGTGCTGGCGGTGGGTTTTGAGCAGGTGGGCCTTCACAGGATTTCGGCGCGGTGCGATGCGCGCAACAGCGCCTCGTGGCGGGTTATGGAAAAGCTGGGCATGCGGCGGGAAGCGCATTTTCGCGAGCATGCGATCTTCAAGGGTGAGTGGGACGAGGAATTGGTTTACGCCATTCTCGAAGACGAATGGCGCGCAGCGCGGAAGGCAAACTGATGGCGGGGACCGACAGCAGCAAGGAATTTGCGTTCCGGCCCACGCCGGCGATCATTCTGGTCGAGCCCCAGCTTGGCGAGAACATCGGGGCTGCGGCGCGGGCCATGGCCAATTTCGGGCTTTGGGATCTGCGGCTGGTCAATCCACGGGACGGATGGCCGAACGAAAAGGCCACGGCATCGGCGGCCAAGGCGCTGCCGGTGATCGAGCGGGTGCAGGTGTTCGAGACGCTGACAGAGGCGATGGCCGATCTCAATCTGGTCCTGGCAACGACGGCGCGCAACCGCGAGATGTTCAAGCCCGTGATCGGGCCCGACGAAGCGGCGGACCGGCTTTCGACCCATATCGGGGGCGGGCAGAAGGCCGGGATTTTGTTCGGGCGCGAGCGCTGGGGGCTCAACAATGACGAGGTGGCGCTGGCCGATGCCATCGTGACGCTGCCGGTCGAGCCGGCCTTTGCTTCGCTCAACATTGCCCAGGCGGTGCTGGTTATTGCCTATGAATGGCGGCGCGCGGCGCTCAAGGATCAGCCACTGCCCTTTTCTGCCGATGAGGGCGAGCCGGCACCGCGCGGGCAACTGGCCGCGATGACCGAACAATTGGGCGAAGCGCTCGACCGGGCGGGGTTCTTCAAGACCCCGGCGAAGCGGCCCGGCATGATGAACAATATTCGCGCTATGTTCGCGCGCGGCGGGTTCAACGCGCAGGAGGTGCGCACGCTGCGCGGCATCGTTGCGGCGCTCGACCGGCGGCACGAGCGGCCCAATCCTGCTCGGCACAAGGACGAGGACGCAGACGATTTGTCCTGAGGTTGCCGTGCTCGGGTCTCGCAGCTAGGGTGGGACGCAAAACCCTCCCGTATTTTCCAATCAGGTCTGTCATGGTCGCCACGCAATCTCCCGCTCCCAAAGCTGGAGCCGGTTCACCGCAAAGCGGGATGGCGCTTATGATCGCGGCGGTTCTTCTGGTGCCGATCAGCGATGCGATGTCGAAGAGCCTGACGGGCCTTCTCAGCCCGTTTGAGATCGCCTTCTGGCGTTTCGCGTTTCAGATGGTGATGCTGGGGCTGTTCATTGTGGTGATGCGCCGGCGGCTGGCGCGGGGGCCGTGGGGGCTGATGCTTCTGGGCGGGGCGACGATGGCGATCGTGCTCTCCTCGCTGATCGGGGCGTTCGTCACCATGCCGATTGCCACAGCGATCGCGATCTTTTTCGTCGAGCCGTTGATCCTGACAGTGCTTTCGGGCCTGCTGCTGGGGGAAAAGACCGGCTGGCGGCGCTATGTGGCGGTGGCCGTGGGGCTGGTTGGCGCGGTCGTCGTCATTCGGCCGAGTTGGGATATTTTCGGCTGGGCGTCGATTCTGCCGCTGATCGCAGCGACTGGATTTGCTTCCAATGCGATCGTCATGCGCAAGCTGGGCCGGCATATGGACGCCATTTCGATGCAGTTCTGGTTTTCGCTTGTGGCGATGGCGTTGATCGGGGTCGGATTTGCGCTGCTGGGCCAGTTCCAGTTGGTAAGCTTTTCGGGCGGCATCGATACCAGCGGACCCTGGGGGCTGCTGGTGTTCATGGGCATGTTCTCGGGGCTGACCTTCTTTTTGTTTGCCGAAGCCTTTCGGCGTACACCGGCTTCGACGCTGGCGCCGTTCCAGTATATCGAGATCATCGGGGCGACGATCGTGGGGTATATCGTGTTCGGCGATTTTCCGGACCTGTGGACCTGGGTGGGCACGGCCATCATACTGGCCTCCGGGCTCTACGTCTTTCACCGCGAGCGCAGGGTCGCCCGCAGCGCTTGACTTTATGCGCTTTGCCCCCTAGAAACCGGCCATCCTGATCGGCTTTGTCCGTCAGGAAGCACCCGGGACCGTCGGTTTGCGTTTTTGGTCGGCTTTCGAGCCGGACCTGAAATTCACGTTTTTCGCACGGTCTGTCGGTTCTGCTTTCGGGCAGAACAGAGGAGGGCGCTGTCTTTTATCGGTTAGAGAATCCGTCCGGTCGATCCGGACGTCATTCTCTAATTTTATGTGTCGCGCTTTCGAACCGCAAAAGTCTGCAACTTTTGCTGAATGCGCTCTGATTTGAAAGGACAAGCGATGTCAAAACGTCATTCGCAGAAGCACAAGATCGACCGCCGTCTCGGCGAAAATATCTGGGGTCGTCCCAAGTCCCCGCTCAATGCCCGCGCCTATGGCCCCGGCCAGCACGGCCAGCGCCGCAAGAGCAAGCTTTCCGACTTCGGTATTCAGCTGCGCGCCAAGCAGAAGCTGAAGGGGTATTACGGCTCGATCACCGAAAAGGCCTTCAAGCGCGTTTACGCCGAAGCCGCCCGTCGTCGCGGTGATACCGGCGAAAACCTGATCGGCATTCTCGAAAGCCGTCTGGACGCTATCGTCTATCGCGCCAAGTTCGTGCCGACCGTGTTCGCGGCGCGCCAGTTCGTCAACCATGGCCATGTTCAGGTCAACGGCAAGCGCGTCAACATCCCGAGCTACAACGTGCAGCCGGGCGATGTGATCTCGATCCGTGAGCGCTCCAAGCAGCTCACCATCGTTCTCGAAGCCGTCCAGCTCGCCGAGCGCGACGTGCCCGATTACGTCGATGCCGATCACTCCAAGATGACCGCGACCTTCGTCCGCGTCCCGACCCTGGGCGATGTGCCCTATCCGGTCCAGATGGAACCGAACCTGGTTGTGGAATTCTATTCGCGCTAAGCGAACCATACAGTTTTACGAACAAGGGCCGCCCGGTGGGCGGCCCTTTTTGTTTGG
Protein-coding regions in this window:
- a CDS encoding GNAT family protein; the encoded protein is MTFFAIETERLMLRKFAPSDAEATAAYQGLPEVARYCMWEPRSLDRVRELIPRWIAMDGTGENSEGIQYAAVLKASGALIGDVVLMFEDRAARQGQIGYVMSPQFQGQGYTTEAMEAVLAVGFEQVGLHRISARCDARNSASWRVMEKLGMRREAHFREHAIFKGEWDEELVYAILEDEWRAARKAN
- a CDS encoding RNA methyltransferase, with translation MAGTDSSKEFAFRPTPAIILVEPQLGENIGAAARAMANFGLWDLRLVNPRDGWPNEKATASAAKALPVIERVQVFETLTEAMADLNLVLATTARNREMFKPVIGPDEAADRLSTHIGGGQKAGILFGRERWGLNNDEVALADAIVTLPVEPAFASLNIAQAVLVIAYEWRRAALKDQPLPFSADEGEPAPRGQLAAMTEQLGEALDRAGFFKTPAKRPGMMNNIRAMFARGGFNAQEVRTLRGIVAALDRRHERPNPARHKDEDADDLS
- a CDS encoding DMT family transporter, which produces MIAAVLLVPISDAMSKSLTGLLSPFEIAFWRFAFQMVMLGLFIVVMRRRLARGPWGLMLLGGATMAIVLSSLIGAFVTMPIATAIAIFFVEPLILTVLSGLLLGEKTGWRRYVAVAVGLVGAVVVIRPSWDIFGWASILPLIAATGFASNAIVMRKLGRHMDAISMQFWFSLVAMALIGVGFALLGQFQLVSFSGGIDTSGPWGLLVFMGMFSGLTFFLFAEAFRRTPASTLAPFQYIEIIGATIVGYIVFGDFPDLWTWVGTAIILASGLYVFHRERRVARSA
- the rpsD gene encoding 30S ribosomal protein S4 — encoded protein: MSKRHSQKHKIDRRLGENIWGRPKSPLNARAYGPGQHGQRRKSKLSDFGIQLRAKQKLKGYYGSITEKAFKRVYAEAARRRGDTGENLIGILESRLDAIVYRAKFVPTVFAARQFVNHGHVQVNGKRVNIPSYNVQPGDVISIRERSKQLTIVLEAVQLAERDVPDYVDADHSKMTATFVRVPTLGDVPYPVQMEPNLVVEFYSR